GTAGCGCAATCCGCCGCCAATCAAATTATTGATGAGCGAACAGATGGCGCAGTCGGGTAGGACGCGCTGGTGGGCGCGATTGACAGTTAATGTAGGTGGTCCGGCGCCGTTTTGTAGACGTGCCGAAAAAGCGAAAGGGCCCGGCGTTCCCGCCAGGCCCTTCGGCAATGGTTAGCAGAGGCGAAGCGGCTTACTTGCCGAACTTGCCGTAGAGCGACTGGTAGGGCGCCGCGGCGCTCTTGGCCATGTCGGAGAAGATTTCGCCGAAGCGGGTGACCTGCCCGACGTAGCCCCGATACGCGGTGCGGACGAAGTCCTGCTGGAGGGCGACGACGGTGTCGACGCTCTTGGCGGCGGCGAGCTTCTCGAAGGCGGCGGTGCCGGCCTCGAAGCTGCGCTTGGAGTAGTCGGCGGCCTCGGTGGCGATCGTCTGGAAGCCCTTGGTGACGGCGTCGGCGGCCTTGAGGGCGGTATCGACGTTGTCCTTGCCGAAACTCTGGATTGAATCGAAGGCATTGCTCATACGGGTGGTGTCCTTGTCTGGGGCGCCGGAAGCCGGCGAATTCCCTTGTGGCGCGACATATGTGCACCGCACCAATTAATGTCAAATGAATTTGTGCACCGCACAAATACCCCGGAAAAATGGCGGGTACGTGTGGCCCAAATGCGCTTTACGGAAACGTAACGGCCCTTCCATACTGTCCGTATTTCGTGATGGCCGGCAGGGCGCAAGGGACGGCGCCCGCTACTGACAGTCGGCATTCTCGGTAAAACCGCCGATGGCGGCACGGGGCAAAACCCAATCGTGAATGCGTGTCCGAAGCAGCCGGCTTGTTTGAATTAGGCGGATACCGGCGCTGGGCACGCCGGTAAGGTGCGGAGCAGGATTTTCATGCTGAAGCGTAGAGGCGCGCTTCCGCGGTTGCGACTTGATTTCCGGCGTTCGGTCCTCAAGGCCTTTGCAGTCGCGGCAGTGCTGATCATGGGTCTCGGTGCGACGCTCGAAACGAGCGCTGCCGCCGTGCCCAATTCCGCCATCGTGGTCGACGCCAAGACCGGCAAGGTGCTGTACGGGTCGAACGTCGATGCCCAGCGCCATCCGGCCTCACTCACCAAGATGATGACGCTCTACCTGCTGTTCGATGCCCTGGCATCCGGCAGGGTCACGCTCGATTCCCGCATGCCGATTTCGGCCTACGCCGCCGCGCAGGCGCCCTCCAAGCTCGGCCTCAAGCCGGGCAGCTCGATCAGCGTCCGCGACGGCATCCTCGCCATCGTGACGAAATCCGCCAACGACGTCGCCGTGGTCATCGCCGAATACATCGGCGGCAGCGAGAAAAGCTTCGCCGCCCGCATGACGCGCCAGGCGAAGGCGCTCGGCATGACGCGCTCCAATTTCGTCAACGCCTCCGGCCTGCCGGCCGCCCAGCAATGGACCTCGGCGCGCGACATGGCGACGCTCGGCCGCGCGCTGCGCGAACACTTCCCGCAGTACTACGATTATTTCTCGACGCCGAGCTTCGTCTGGAACGGCCGCCGCATCGGCAACCACAACGGCCTGCTCCGGCGCATGGACGGCATCGACGGCATCAAGACCGGCTACACCCGCGCCTCCGGCTTCAACCTCGTTTCCTCGATCGACCGCGACAACCGCCTGGTCGTCGGCGTCGTGCTCGGCGGCTCGAGCACCAAGGCGCGCGACAACCGCATGGCCGACCTTCTGGCGACCTACCTGCCGAAGGCGAGCCGCGGCGCCCGTGTCGCCAGGCTGATCCCCGGCAAGCCGTCCGCGGCGCCGACCAAGCCCGATGCGGCGATCGCGGTCGCGACCAACAACGTGCCGCTGCCCCGTCCGCGCCCGACGCTCGATCCGATCGCGACCGACGCGCCGATCGTCGTCGCCAGGGCCGACATTGCGCCGGACACGGCCGACGTCACCGCCTCGACCAGCGACGCCGCGACAACCGTCGCCGACGCCGCACCGGCCGAGACCCAGGCGCCGTTCGCCAACGCATCGGTCGCTTCGCTGATCGGCGCCAATTCGCTGTTCGCGCTTGACGCGGCCGATGTCGCCGATACCGGCGAGGGCGATACGAATGCCGATGACGACGACGCTACTGACGCGACTCCGCCGGCGGCGACCAAGGCCGGCTGGCGCATCCAGATCGCCGCCGCGCCGACGCAGGCCGGCGCCGAGGACATCCTCGACCGCGCGCTCGCCAAGGGCGGCAAGGTGCTGGCTTCTGCCGCGCCGTACACCGAGCCAGTCGATCGCAACGGCTCGACGCTCTACCGCGCCCGCTTCTCCGGCTTCGCGACGAAGGACGCGGCGCGCGCTGCCTGCGCCTATCTCGCCAGGCAATCTTTCTCCTGCCTCGCCGTCAGTGACTGACCGGTAACCACTTTCCCTTACAGTCGCTTCAGGTCGTTTTGTAACGCGTAGGCCTAGTGATGGTTGTCGAGCAGTCTGTCCTTAGCCTGGTTGATTTTCGCGGCAAGGAACGTCGATCCCCCCTGGTCGGGGTGCACGGCCTTCATCAGCCGACGGTGAGCCGCCCGGATTTCCGCCTCAGTGGCGCCGGGAAGAAGGCCAAGGACCTCATAGGCCTCCTTGTCAGTCATGGCGCCCGCATTCGCCGCGCCGCCCGCCCCCGCGTTTCGATCACCCTCGACGTCTTCACGCCAGCCGGGTATCCGGCGGTCGAGATAAGCTTCGAGTAGCGCCGCGCTGTCGGCGATGCCGGCAACCGCCGCGGCAAGCTTCATCAACTGAATCTCATTGAGATCGTCGAGCCCGCGCCCGGCAAATTCGCCGCGCCGCACGACGCCGCTCATCGCGCCGGTGTCGTGATCGAGCCGCATGTCGAACCAGTCGGTCTTGACGCTGGAGTCGGTGCCGGCATGGCGCACGCCGCCGCCGAGATCGAACGGGCCGAGCCGGCCGGTCGCGATCGCCGAGAACCCGGCCGCGATCAGTATGCCGCCGACGCCCCAGCGGCCGGTGAGCAGCAGGAGCAGCCCGACCAGCGCCACCGCCCCGCCGATGCCGTAGCGGATGCTGCGCACCAGCGCACGCGCGTCGGCGTTGGCATAAGCCTGTGCCAGCACCCACAGGATGCCGAAGGTGACGCCGCCGGCGATGAGATAGGACATCGGCGCTACTTGAGCTGTTCGATGAGCAGGGGCGGCGCCCCGCTCCTGGCCAGCGCCTTCAGCCCGCCGGCGGCATAGACCGCGGCGGCGCGCAGCAACTGCGCCAGTTGCCCGGCGGCATTCGGATCGAACCGGCCATAGGCGCCGCGTGACAGCCGCGCCAGCTCGCGGAAGCCGCGCTCGACGGCAGCGTCGCGCCCCTCCTGGAAGATGAAGATGCGCACGCCGAGGAGCCCCAGCTCGCCCGCCGTGCCGGCGAGCGTGTCGAGCTCCTCCTCCAACGCGTCGCCGATATAGACCAGCGCGTTGACCTTGCGCTTGCCGGTCTCCTTGCGCGCGTGCGCCAGCACCTTGCCGATCTGCGTATTGCCGGCGCGCACCGATATGCCGGTCATCAGGTCGCGCAAGCCCCGCGCGTCGCTCACCCATTTCGACGCGCGGCACTCGTTGAAGCCGCGGAAGTAGACAAGCTGGACGTCGAGCGACCCTACCTTGCCGGCCTCCTCGAACATTTCTCCCTGCAGACGCTGGGCGGTGTCCCACGTCGGCTGCCGGCTCATGGTGGCGTCGAGCGCGAAGATCAGCCGGCCGCGGCCATCCACATTGGCCGGCGCCAGCGACCGCGCCTCCGCAAGGAAGGCAGCCACGTCGCCGGTGGGCGTCGTCGTGGGCTTGGCGGGAGTGCGCTTGGTGTCGGCCATCTTGTCGGAATATGTGGCGTTTGCGGCGAAAGGTGCAACCACGCGCACCGCTCTTAGTTAGTCACCTCTCCCTGAGGGAGAGGGCCTTGAGCCTTGGTGACCCCGGACTTGATCCGGGGAAACTTAGGCGAATGGGGTGAGGGGTTAGGGACCCATCGCTCAAAACTTCTGTCCCTAACCCCTCGCCCTTCAGCCCTAACTCGCTCCGCTCTTAGGAGCTGAAGCCCTCTCCCTCAGGGAGAGGTGTCCCAACCGGCAGCTTCAACTCCGCCAACAGCCGCCTGATCTCCTTCCGCGCCGCCACATGCGACGCCGTCGGCTCCAATCCCAATGTCTTCCGGTCGAGCGCATCGAGCGCCGTCAGCCCGCGCGGGAACAACTCGCGGAACACGACGCGTTCGCTGATGCCCTCCGCAATCCGGCATCCGACCAGATCGGCGAGCGACGCCAACCCGGTGCCGAGCTTCTTGCGGTTGCGCGTGTCCTTCGCCTGCAGGCGGTTGCGCACCACGATCCAGTCCATTGGCCTCGGATCGATCAGCGCCCGCTGCCGCCGCGCTTCGGCGACCAGCTCGGCGTAGTGGCTGGTGCCCCTGACCGCGTATGTCTCCGGATCGACCTGCGCCAGTACGTCGAAGTCGACGAAGCTGTCGTTGATCGGCGTCACCAGGGTGTCGGCCATCGCGTGGCTGACACGCATCAGGTACGTGTTGCTGCCCGCCGTATCGACGACGATGACGTCGAAGCCGTACTCGGTGCGGCTGACGGCTTCGGCGAAGGCGCGGAACTCGCGGCCCTCGATGTCGGCGACAGTGTCGCCCTCGCCGACCGGCACGGTGAAATGCGTCGGCAGCGGGAGGGCAAGGCCGGTCTTCTGCTTCCAGAGCGCGCGGTTTTCGATGTAGCGCGTCAGCGAGCGCTGGCGGCCGTCGGTGTCGATCGAGGCGACGCGGGCGCCGGTCTGCAGCAGCGCGACGATGATGTGCATCGCCGTCGTCGACTTGCCGGAGCCGCCCTTCTCATTGCCGAGAACGATGACGTGCGCGGGGCCTGGCGTGCGCGGAGGAAGCGCCATGAGAAACTCGGATCCAGCCAGCCCGAAGCGGAGCATGGCATGGATTCGGGCGGGCGACAGGCTCTAGAGGGCGGGAAGCGGCGCGTTTGCCACAAGAGTCGCGGTAAGCGCGCCCGACACCGGCGCCGAAACCGACCAGCGCACCGGCAGGCGGAGATTCTCGATCAGTTCGCGGATCTCGCGCCGCGCCGCGACGTGCGACATGGTCGGGCGGACACCCAGCACCGCCGGGTCGAGCGGATCGAACGCCGTCAGGCCGAGCGGGAAAAATTCGCGGAAGATGACCCGCTCGCTGATGCCGTCGGCGACACGGAAGTCGAGCATCGCGGCGAGCGCCTTCAGGCCGGCGATGACTTTTTTCTGGTTGCGGCTGGCGAGAGTCGAGATGCGGTTGCGCACCACGATCCAGTTGAGCGGCGGCTGGCCGGCCATGGCGCGGTTGCGCCGCGTCTCCAGCACCAGCTCGGCATACTGGCTGGCGTTCCGCACCGTCATGGTGGCGCCGTCGATGCGCCCGAGCACGTCGAGATCGACGAAGCTGTCGTTGACCGGCGTCACCAGCGTGTCGGCCATCGCGTGGCTGAGGCGCATCCGGTACGAGTCGTTGCCGGGCGTGTCGATGACGACAAAGTCGAACCGCGCGCCCATGCGGTCGATGATCTCGGCGAAGGCGGCGAACTCGCGCGCCTCGACCTCGGCGATCACCTCGCCCTCCTCGAGCTGCGCCGAGAAATGCGTCGGCACCTCGAGCGTGATCCCGGACTTGCGGGCGAAGCGCGAGCGGTTCTCGATGTAGCGGGTGAGCGACAACTGCCGGCTGTCGGTGTCGATCGAGGCGACGCGATGGCCGGCCTTCATCAGCGCGACGATGATGTTGACGGCCGTCGTCGACTTGCCCGAGCCGCCCTTCTCGTTGCCGATGACGATGACGTGAGCCGATTTGGACGGCGGAGAAATAATGCCCATCGGGGCGGACACCGCTACTCTGACGCTACTGCCGCCCCCATATTTGACGAGAAACGCCAACATTCCGTCAACGGCCGATTGCGCCGCGGGCGGATTGTGCCGCGGTGCCCGCTTTTGCTAGCGTCCCGCGGCTTTTCGAGGAGATTGCCGCCGTGCCCACCCCGCCCGTTGACCGTACCGTCAAGGCGCTCCGCTCCCGCGTCACGCTCTGGCGCGGCGCCGGCGCCAGGATCGCGCTCGTGCCGACCATGGGCGCCCTCCACGCGGGCCACCTGGCGCTGGTCCGGACCGCGAAAGAGCGCGCCGGCAAGGTCATCGTCTCGATCTTCGTAAACCCGACGCAGTTCGGCCCAACCGAAGACTTCGACTCGTATCCGCGCAACGAAGCCGCCGACCTCGCCAAGCTCGACGGCCTCGCCGACGCCGTCTTCGCGCCGACCGTCGCCGAGATGTACCCCCAACGGTCCGGGCACCACGATCGCGGTGGCAGGACCGGCCACCGACCTCGAGGCGGTGACGCGGCCACATTTCTTCGGCGGCGTCGCGACCGTGGTGGCGAAATTGCTGCAGGCGGCACTGCCCGACATCGCCGTGTTCGGCGAGAAGGATTACCAGCAGCTTCTGGTCATCCGCCGCATGGTCGCCGACCTCGCGTTCCCGGTCGAGATTGTCGGCGTGCCGACCATCCGCGAACCAGACGGCCTCGCGTTGTCATCGCGCAACGCGTACCTCTCCGCCGGCGACCGCGCCAAGGCGCCGCGCCTCCACGCCGCGCTGCAGGCCGCGGCCGAGGCGATCCGCTACGGCACCTCGCCCGACGTCGCGCTGCAGGCGGCGCACGCGAAGCTGACCGCGGTCGGGTTCATGGTCGACTACGTCAAGATGCGCAACGCCGACACGCTGGCCGCAGTGACGGACGTGGCAAAGGAACCGAAACGGATATTGGCGGCGGCGTGGTTGGGCAAGACGCGGCTGATCGACAATATTCCGGTTTAGCGGGATTCCGGTGCAGCGGCTTTCACCGCCGAAACCTCCCTCGCCTTGTCCCCTCTCCCTGAAGGGAGAGGGCCATGAGCCTTAGTGAGCGAAGCGAACTTAGGCAAATGGGGTGAGGGTCAGGGACAGGAGTTGTAGGCCGATACGTCGCTGACCCTCACCCTTCAGCTCTAACTCGCTTCGCTCCTAAGAGCTGAAGCCCTCTCCCTTTCAGGGAGAGGGGAAAGACCGAGGGCAGGCTCGGCCGAGGATGGAGTTACCTCAACCCCAAACCCGCCAGTTCCGCAGAAAGCTCCGGCGGCAGATCATCGTCACCATTGCGTCCCTTGCGCAAATCCCTCGGGGCGTCGTCGGCGGCGTAGTAACGCCAGCCCTGGAACGGCCGTTTCGGCTGCCACTCGGTCCGGACCAGCTTCGCGTCCAACACGAGGCGGCAGCGGCTTATGCCGTCCTTGTCGGTGAACGGCTCGACCGCCACCAGCTTCTGGCGCACCTGCACCGTGCCCTTGATCACCCAGTAGAGCGAGCCGCCCTTCAGCTCGGCGATGCGCTTCGGCACCATCCGCGTGACGTGGTTGTGGAACGGCTTCTCGCCCTTGCGCTTCTTCTCCTTGAGGCGCTGCTCGATCCACTCGGCGAGGTCCTCGACCGAATCGCAGCCGACGCAGAGCTTGATGAGGTTGAGGGCCATGGATCGCAGCTTTGGCGCGGTGGGCGGGCCCCGTCAAATAGGCGCCCGGCCGTTGTCCACAAGGCCGCTAGACGATGACCTGCGTGCCGATCTCGACGACGCGGTTCGTCGGCAGGCGGAAGTAGCTCGAGGCGTCGTCGGCGTTGCGCGCGAGCAGGATGAACAGCTTGTCCTGCCAGAGCGGCATCGCCACCGCCTCCGACGCTTTCAGCGAGCGCCGCGAGAGGAAAAACGTCGTCGACATGATGTCGAACGAGAACCCTTCCTTACGCGCGATCGCCAGCGCCTTCGGCAGGTTCGGCGTCTCCATGAAGCCGTACTTCACCGTGATGCGGATGAAGGAGTCGGAGAACGGCCGCACGGTCACGCGGTCTTCCTCCGGCGCGCGCGGCGTGTCGACGGTCTTCACCGTCATGATCACGTTCTTGTCGTGCAGCACCTTGAAATGCTTCAGCGAGTGGAGCAGCGCCGTCGGTGTCGAGTCCGGATCGCCGGTCAGGAAGATCGCGGTGCCGGCAATACGCGGCGGCGGGTGCTTCTCGAGACTGTGGACGAGATCGGCGAGCGGCACTTCCAGCCGGCGCGTCTTCTCGAACAGGATTCGGCTGCCGCGCCGCCAGGTGAGCATCAGCACCATCAGCGCGCCGCCGGCGAGCAGCGGGAACCAGCCGCCATGCAGGATCTTGAGCAGGTTGGCGGCGAGGAAGGTCGAGTCGAGCACGAGCAGCGGCAGCACGACGGCGATGGCCGTGACGATGTGCCAGCGCCACACGCGCCACACCACGATGAAGGCGAGCAGCGTCGTCACCACCATCGTGCCGGTCACCGCGATGCCGTAGGCGCCGGCGAGCGCGCCGGAGGAGCGGAACAGGCCGGTGACGAGCAGCACCGAGACCAGCAGGAACGCGTTCACCCGCGGCACGTAGATCTGGCCGAACTGCGATTCCGACGTGTGGCGGATTTCGAGGCGCGGCAGGAGACCGAGTTGCACCGCCTGGCGCGACAGCGAATAGGCGCCGGTGATCACCGCCTGGCTGGCAATGACAGTGGCGGCGGTCGCCAGCACGACGATGGGCAACTGCAGCCAGTCCGGGAACATCAGGAAGAACGGGCCGTCGGCGGCATCCATGTCGCCCAGCACCAGCGCGCCCTGCCCGAGATAGTTAAGCGTCAGCGCCGGCAGCACGAGCACGAACCACGCCGTCTGGATCGGCTTGCGGCCGAAGTGGCCGAGGTCGGCGTAGAGGGCCTCCGCCCCGGTGACGGCGAGGAAGACGGCGCCCAGCGTGATCAGTCCGATGATGCCGTGGTGCACCAGAAACTCGACGCCGTAGAACGGATTGAAGGCGTAGAGCACGACCGGATTGGTCACCATGTGCGCGACGCCGGCGATGGCGAGCACGATGAACCACACCACCATGACCGGGCCGAAGAACACCGCGACCCGCGCCGTGCCGCGCGACTGCACGACGAAGATACCGACCAGGATCACGATCGACAGCGGGATGACATAGGCATCGAGATGCGGCGCCGCGATCTCCAAACCTTCGACGGCGGAGAGCACCGACAGCGCCGGTGTGATGACGGCGTTGCCGTAGAACAGCGCCGCCGCCGTGATGCCGAGGAAGACGATGAACGTCGTCGCCCGGCCCGCGGTGCCGCGCATGGCGAGCGCCATCAGCGCGAGCGTGCCGCCTTCGCCGTTGTTGTCGGCGCGGATCAGGAACAGCACGTACTTGATCGTCACCGTGATGATCAACGACCAGATGATGAGCGACAGCACGCCGAGCACGATCGAGGTGGTGATCGGCCCCTTGCCATCGACGGCGGCGTGCACGGCCTCGCGGAAGGCGTAGAGCGGGCTGGTGCCGATATCGCCGTAGACGACGCCCACGGCGCCTACGGTCAGCGCCACGATTCCGGTCTTCGGGAGATGCTTACCGTTTCCGTTGGCCGGCGCCGGGACTTGGACAGTGCCCGGCAGTTCGGTGGCCATGGCGGCAACCTTGTTGCACTGCACGGGGGCAGCGGGACTGGCCTTCTAGCACCTTTGGCGGGGTTTGTGGTAGCCCGCCAAATGTGCCGCACAGGTATGCGCTAAGCGGTTACGCCGTATGGGCTTTCCGCCCCGACCGACGTCGCCGCCATCCTTCCGGACGCTGTGCGCAATCCCGCTCCGCCCATCGCCGGAATCAACGATCCGCCGTATTCCAAGGCCATGCTCGCGGCACGGGCGGGAGGAGGAATTGGATGCGTACTCTGTTCGGGATCGTGCTCGGCGCTCTGCTGAGCGTCGGCGCGGCATGGCTGCACGACAACAACGTCACCTACGATCCGCTGAACCCACGCGTTGCCGACCGCCAGATCGTCAACTGGGACGTGTTCGGCGCCGTGCTCCGCGAAACTACCGATGGGCTCGGCAACGCCTTCCACGCGATCACCGGGCGGTAGCGCCGTCTGCCGCCGCGGCATAGGATCGGCGGCACGTGTTGAGCAGGGTAGCGCCGATGTCGATCACCCGCCGCCAGTTCGTCGCCGGAGCCTCCGTCGTCGCCATCGTCGCGGCGCTGCCGCAGTGGGCGTTCGCCGCCGACGACGCCGCGGTGGCCTTCGCGAAGTCGCTCTACGCGCTGCCCGGCCTGTGGGGCGACGTCACAGCCGACGACGCCGCGATAAAAAAATATCTCGACAAGAATCTCGGCGACCTAATCACCGCCAACTACGCCAAGACCGACGCCGAAGCGGCGCTCGACTACGACCCGCTCGTCCAGGCGCAGGATTTCGAGGACGTGAAAACGACCTTCACCGTCACGTCGGAATCCGACACCGCGGCGGTCATCGACGCGCATGTCGATAACTACGGCGAGGACTCGGTGGTGACCCTCGACCTCACCAAGACCGCAGACGGCTGGCGCCTCGCCAACATCCGCACGGACGCGGAGACCCCGAGCCTGGTCGACGAGCTGAAGCAGCTTAACTCGGGCGTGCCGCCGGCTGACGGGAACTAGCCCGGCAGTCGACTTCCCCGGCTGTCATCCTTTGGCGGCGCGAAGCGCCGACCGGAGGATCAGCCCCAACAAGCATCTCCCGTTGGTATGAGCCGAGCGTGGTCCTCCGGTCGAGGCCTTCGGCCTCGCCGAAGGATGACAGTGGAGAGACGCAGCCCCGGGCGACTACATCAAGGATCCCATTCCGGGTTTGCCGGCGGCCATCCCGCGATGCGCTGCTTCTTCGCGCCGAGCGCGGTCAGCGCCCCCATGTCGGCCGCGTCGAGCGTGAAATCGAAGATATCGAAGTTAGAGCGGATGTTCGCCGGCTTCGTGCTCTTCGGGATCGGCACGACGTTCGGCTGCTGGATGTCCCAGCGCAGCACGATCTGCGCCGGCGTCCGCTTGTGCTTCGCGGCGATGCCGGCGATCACCGGATCGTCGAGGATCACCTTGCGGCCGAGCGGCGAGTAGGCGGTGAGGATCATGCCCTTGCCGCGCATGAAGGCGACGAGATTCTCCTGCGTCAGGTACGGGTGATATTCGACCTGGTTGGTGACGATCGGCTCCTTCGTCGCCGCCCACGCCTCGGTCAGCAGCCTGATCGTGAAATTCGAGACGCCGATGTGCTTCGTCCAGCCGCGGCGCTTCGCCTCGTTGAGCGGCTTGATGGTGTCGGCGACCGGCAGCACCTTGCTCGCCCAGTGGATGAGCAGGAGGTCGACCTGATCGACGCGGAGCTGCTTCAGGCTGTTCTCGACCGAGGCGTAGAAATCGCGCTCGGCAAGATTCTCCGGCCCGACCTTGGTCGTGATGAACAACTGCTCGCGCGGCACGCCGCCGGCACGGATGCCTTCGCCGACGCGGTCCTCGTTGCCATAGCCGGCGGCGGTGTCGATGTGGCGGTAGCCGATCTTGATGGCATCGGCGACCGAGCGGGCGCAGAGCTCGCCGCTGATGTTCCAGGTGCCGAAGCCGAGGACGGGGATGGTGGCGCCGTGCGCGCTGACGGTTTGCAAGGCAGGCTCCGATGGATGGAGGAAGGCGACGAAGGATGGCGCGCCCGAGACGAGGCGGTCAACTCCCCTCCCCCATCATTGGGGCTCCGCCTCTCATCATTCCGGCGAAAGCGGAATCCAGCGCGAAAATCGCGGCTGGGAGGATGGCTGCGCTAGGCCCCGGCTTTCGCCGGGGGTACGAGGGCCGGTGGGCGACGGTGGAGCTAGACTACGGCCTCGGCGACCGCCGCAACCACCCGATCGACCTCGTCGTTGGTAAGATCCGGCCCCATCGGCAGCGACAGCACCTCGTTCGCCAGGTGCTCCGACACCGGCAGGGCGCGGGCATTGAGGCCGGCGAAGGCCGGATGCTGGTGCAGCGCCAGGCGGTAGAACAGGCCGGTGCCGATGCCGACCGCGTCGAGCTTGGCCCGCACCGCGTCGCGCTCGCTCACGCGGACGGTATAGAGCGCCCACGCGCTGCGATAGCCGTCGGCGACCTGCGGCTTTACAACGGAGCGCGGCAAGCCGGCGGTGTAGCGCGCCGCGATCTCGTTGCGACGCTGCAGTTCGTCGCCGAACGCCGAAAGCTTGGACAACAGGATCGCCGCCTGCAGCGTATCGAGCCGGCCGGTGAGGCCGAGCACGACCGCGGCGTCGCCCGTGCCCGAGCGGCCGTGCGAGCGGATCATGCGCACCTGCTCCGCCACCCTGGCGTCGTCGGCGAGCACCGCGCCGCCGTCGCCGTAGCAGCCGAGCGGCTTGGTCGGATAGAAACTGGTGGCGCTCACCGGCGCGAGGCCGCCGACGCGGCGGTTGCCGAAGGCGCCGCCGAAACTTTGCGCCGCGTCCGCCAGAACCTCGAGGCCAGTCTTCGCGGCGATCGCGTTGATGGCGGCGTAGTCGGCGGGCAGGCCGTAGAGATCGACCGGCATGATGGCGCGCGGGCGGAGTTGCCCCGCCGCCCTCACCTCGGCGATGGCGCGTTCGAGATCGGCCGGGTCCATGTTGAAGGTCGCCGCCTCGACATCGACGAACACCGGCGTCGCGCCGACGGTGACGACCGCGCCCGCGCTGGCGGAGAACGTGAAGGCCGGCACGAAGACCGCGTCGCCCGCCTTCACGCCCATCGCCATCAGCGCGATGGTCAGCGCGTCGCGGCCGGAGGAAACGGCGATGGCGTGGCCGGCGCCGGCGAAGGCCGCCAGCTCACGCTCCAACTGATCGACCTCGGGGCCGAGGATGTACTGGCCGTGCGCCAGCACCGCATCCATCCGCTGGCGGATGTCGCGCTCCAGCCGCGCACGCTGGCGCTGCAGGTCGAACAGCGGAATTTTGCCCCCGCCGGCCTTGGTGGCCGCGACGGCGAGAGCGGGGCGGGCTGTGGTCATGCGGTCACCGCGATCTGTGCCGGCTCGCCCTCGGCGACCGCCGCGCGGATGCGCTCGGCGATGTCGAGGGCGGCAAGCCCGGCCATGCCATCGACGACCGGCGGGATGCCGGTTGCGATGCTCGTGAGGAAGGCGTCGATCTCGGCGCCGAGGTTGTCGCGCGCCGTAAGTGCGATGGGCACCGCCACCGCGCCGGACTTGCGCCGCGCCGTCGTCGTCAGCGACGGGCCGGAAAGATCGGCGTCGTAGATCGTGTCGGGCTCGGTGATGGTGAGGCGGCGCTCGTTTTCGGCGGCGACACGCGACGCCGACAGCGTCGCGATGGCGCCGTTGGCGAAGGTCAGCCACGCCTCGCACTCGTCGGTCATGCCGCTGAGGCCGGTCATGCCGCTCGCCGCCACCGACGCGACCGGCGCGCCGGCAAGCGTCAGCACCAGATCGATGTCATGGATCATAAGGTCGAGGATCACGTCAACATCGATCGACCGGCCGCTCCATTTCGTCCGCCGCCGCGCCGTCAGCCGGCGCGGGTTGGCGGCCCGCGACTGCAGCTCGGCAACCGCCGGCGAGAACCGTTCGACATGCCCGACCTGCAGCACGACGCCGCGCTTCGCGGCACGCGCGATCAGATCGCGCGCATCGGCGACGTCGATGGCGATCGGCTTCTCGATCAGGACATGGACCCCGGCGTCGATGAAATCGCGCGCGACGGCGGCGTGATAGGTGGCGGGCACGGCGACGGAGACGGCATCGACCTTGCCGATGAGGTCGCGATGATCGGCGAACACCGGCGCGCCCTGCCCGTTGGCGGCGCCGCGCGCGCCATCCTGGTCGGATACGGCAACGAGCCGCGCCCTTCGGATTATTTGCGTAATGCTTCGCGTGATGCCTGCCGAAGGAGCCGAGGCCGACGACGCCAACCTTGATCGTGCCTTCCGTCAAACCATGCGAGGGCGAAGCGCCCTCCTCCAGCAG
The sequence above is drawn from the Bauldia sp. genome and encodes:
- a CDS encoding phasin family protein, with translation MSNAFDSIQSFGKDNVDTALKAADAVTKGFQTIATEAADYSKRSFEAGTAAFEKLAAAKSVDTVVALQQDFVRTAYRGYVGQVTRFGEIFSDMAKSAAAPYQSLYGKFGK
- a CDS encoding D-alanyl-D-alanine carboxypeptidase produces the protein MLKRRGALPRLRLDFRRSVLKAFAVAAVLIMGLGATLETSAAAVPNSAIVVDAKTGKVLYGSNVDAQRHPASLTKMMTLYLLFDALASGRVTLDSRMPISAYAAAQAPSKLGLKPGSSISVRDGILAIVTKSANDVAVVIAEYIGGSEKSFAARMTRQAKALGMTRSNFVNASGLPAAQQWTSARDMATLGRALREHFPQYYDYFSTPSFVWNGRRIGNHNGLLRRMDGIDGIKTGYTRASGFNLVSSIDRDNRLVVGVVLGGSSTKARDNRMADLLATYLPKASRGARVARLIPGKPSAAPTKPDAAIAVATNNVPLPRPRPTLDPIATDAPIVVARADIAPDTADVTASTSDAATTVADAAPAETQAPFANASVASLIGANSLFALDAADVADTGEGDTNADDDDATDATPPAATKAGWRIQIAAAPTQAGAEDILDRALAKGGKVLASAAPYTEPVDRNGSTLYRARFSGFATKDAARAACAYLARQSFSCLAVSD
- a CDS encoding DnaJ domain-containing protein — translated: MSYLIAGGVTFGILWVLAQAYANADARALVRSIRYGIGGAVALVGLLLLLTGRWGVGGILIAAGFSAIATGRLGPFDLGGGVRHAGTDSSVKTDWFDMRLDHDTGAMSGVVRRGEFAGRGLDDLNEIQLMKLAAAVAGIADSAALLEAYLDRRIPGWREDVEGDRNAGAGGAANAGAMTDKEAYEVLGLLPGATEAEIRAAHRRLMKAVHPDQGGSTFLAAKINQAKDRLLDNHH
- a CDS encoding VWA domain-containing protein, translating into MADTKRTPAKPTTTPTGDVAAFLAEARSLAPANVDGRGRLIFALDATMSRQPTWDTAQRLQGEMFEEAGKVGSLDVQLVYFRGFNECRASKWVSDARGLRDLMTGISVRAGNTQIGKVLAHARKETGKRKVNALVYIGDALEEELDTLAGTAGELGLLGVRIFIFQEGRDAAVERGFRELARLSRGAYGRFDPNAAGQLAQLLRAAAVYAAGGLKALARSGAPPLLIEQLK
- a CDS encoding division plane positioning ATPase MipZ, coding for MALPPRTPGPAHVIVLGNEKGGSGKSTTAMHIIVALLQTGARVASIDTDGRQRSLTRYIENRALWKQKTGLALPLPTHFTVPVGEGDTVADIEGREFRAFAEAVSRTEYGFDVIVVDTAGSNTYLMRVSHAMADTLVTPINDSFVDFDVLAQVDPETYAVRGTSHYAELVAEARRQRALIDPRPMDWIVVRNRLQAKDTRNRKKLGTGLASLADLVGCRIAEGISERVVFRELFPRGLTALDALDRKTLGLEPTASHVAARKEIRRLLAELKLPVGTPLPEGEGFSS
- a CDS encoding division plane positioning ATPase MipZ, with the protein product MGIISPPSKSAHVIVIGNEKGGSGKSTTAVNIIVALMKAGHRVASIDTDSRQLSLTRYIENRSRFARKSGITLEVPTHFSAQLEEGEVIAEVEAREFAAFAEIIDRMGARFDFVVIDTPGNDSYRMRLSHAMADTLVTPVNDSFVDLDVLGRIDGATMTVRNASQYAELVLETRRNRAMAGQPPLNWIVVRNRISTLASRNQKKVIAGLKALAAMLDFRVADGISERVIFREFFPLGLTAFDPLDPAVLGVRPTMSHVAARREIRELIENLRLPVRWSVSAPVSGALTATLVANAPLPAL
- a CDS encoding DUF1489 domain-containing protein, producing MALNLIKLCVGCDSVEDLAEWIEQRLKEKKRKGEKPFHNHVTRMVPKRIAELKGGSLYWVIKGTVQVRQKLVAVEPFTDKDGISRCRLVLDAKLVRTEWQPKRPFQGWRYYAADDAPRDLRKGRNGDDDLPPELSAELAGLGLR